The Bradyrhizobium betae genomic interval GCAACATCGCGGTGGCGCGCTTGAGCCGCTCGTCCGTGACGAAGGACGAAAAGCCGAGGCCGCCGCGTTCGAACAGCAGATAGATCGATCGTTCGGACAGGCCGAGGCGCTGCGCGACCTGTCTCGCCGACAGGGTCGGATCGGCGAGATGGGTGCGGATATCCGTCTTCGCCGCGGCAAGGCGCGTCACCGCAATCGTGCCGCCTGCGGCACGCTCGACATCGTCGTCGCCCGGGCGCAGCGAGGCCGCCATCAGGTCGACGATATGCTCGTGGATGCCGTGGGCGAGCCCGCGATCGGCGGGGATGCCGCTCGCGGCGAGCGCCTCGACATAGGCCTGGAGCAGGCGAAGGGCGATGTTGTCCGAAGGCAATTGACGCAGCAGCCGCGCGTCGATGTCGGGCATCCGGTTGCGGACCAGCGCGCCGTCCAGCCGGACGTTGGTGAGCCGGGCAGGCCCTGTGATCACGGATGATCCCATGGGGCCGTAGCACAGCAGGATGCCGCCGCCGGTATCGGGTGGCGTCGCCGCATCCTTGCCGACGATGCGATAGGCTGATGGCCCGATCCAGCTGAATACGAAATCGCCCCTGCCGAGCTCATCCGCGCCGGCGTCGCGAGGCTCGATCTCGAGCCGCATGTCGTGCGCCCCGAGATCCTCCACCCAGACGGCGAGCCTGTCCTCCGGCGGCAGAACGTCGGTGTTCAACACGAAACGCGTCGCGCGGTTGGTCGTCAAACTGATCGAGCCCCGTCAAAGTCCGAAGCTTGGTCGCGCGCCTCGCGAACCCGGTTCGAACCGGCGTCCAGGCACGGCGCGGTAGTCCGTGTGATGCGCACGCAACACGGGACACATTTCCGCGCCGTTGCGCAAATTGCAGTGTCGGTTGCACGGAGCGCCGAGATTTTGGCGCGGCACCTTCTAAGATGGCCGCGAGTCTCGGGAGCTGCCGCGCGCGCCAGCTCCCGGCGTGATGCGGCAATGACAGGACGCGGTATGAAGAAGGCCCTAGCAGCGGCGCTATTGGTTCTCGGTGGATGCGTGTCCGCACAAGCCGGCGACACCAACTGGACGGGATTTCATGTCGGTCTCAACGGAGGCTATGGCTGGGCAAGGGGCGGCGTCACGGCGCTTCCGGGAGATCCGCTGACGCAGAGCCTGTCGTTCGGCCAGCCTGTCGTCCCGCCGGTCTCGGCCTCTCTCAACGCCGACGGCGGGCTCGGCGGCGGGCAGATCGGCTATGACTGGCAGTTCGCCGGCCGCGGCGTGGTCGGCGTCGAGGCCGATATCGCGGCGGCCAGCCTGAAATCCAGCGCGTCGGCACCGACGATGTTGTTCGGCATGCAGCCGGCGACGTTCGACGTCAGCCGCAACATCGACTGGTTCGGCACCGTCCGCGGCCGTGTCGGATTCCTGGCGACGCCGGACCTCCTGATCTTCGCCACCGGCGGCTTCGCGTACGGCCGCGTGAGTGAATCGGCCAGCGTGTCGCTGCCGCCGGGGGTGTCGAACTCGATCGGCAATTTCGGCTATGCCTTCGCCTGCGGTCCGTTCTATGGACCGAGTTCGTGTTTTGCCGGCAGTTCGTCGCGCATCGCGACCGGCTGGACGGCCGGCATCGGCGGCGAAAAGCGTTTCACGCAGAACCTCAGCCTGAAGGTCGAGTATCTTCACGTCGATCTCGGCAGCAGCAACTATCCGGTCGTCGGCAGTCTTTATGCCGGCGCGCCCTTCACGCCGAGCTTTCTCAATGCCCGTTCCACCACCACGATCGATCTCGTCCGGGCCGGGCTGAACTACAATTTCTGAGCCCGGCTGCGCAGGGCCGGTTGCCGAGGCTCGCTAGGACGAGATCCGCACGACCATCTTGCCGAGCGCGGAGCGCGTTTGCATCGTCTTGAATGCGTCGCGAAAGTCTTCCAGTGCGAAGACGCGGCCGACCGCGGGCTTCAGCCCGCCATCGGCGAGCCATCCGGTCAATTGCGACATGAGGCGCTTCTGAATGTCAGGCTCGCGCACGGGAATTTGCGCGAGGTCGACGCCGAGCAGGGCACCGCCCTTGAGCAGCGGCAGATTGAACGGCAGTGCGGGAATGGCGCCGGCGGCAAAGCCGACCACGAGATGGCGTCCGCGCCAGGCGATGGACCGAAACGCCTGCACCGAGATTTCGCCGCCGACCGGATCGAAGATCACGTCGGCGCCATGTCCTCCCGTCAGCTCCTTGAGCTCGTCGCGCCAGCCGGCTTGCGTGTAGTCGATCACCGCGTCGGCGCCGTGCGCCCGTGCGAACGCGCGCTTCTCCTCTGTCGATGCCGCCGCGATCACGCGGGCGCCGAGCAGCTTGCCGATCTGCACGGCCGCGGTCCCGGTGCCGCCGGCCGCGCCCAACACGAGCAACTGTTCCCCCGCGACGATCATGGCGCGCGCGCTCAGTGCGTAGAGCGCAGTGAGATAATTGGCGCGGAACGAAGCGGCGACCTCGGGCGCAACGCCATCCGGCAGCAGGTGGAGTGCTGCGGGCTTGACGACGATCTCTTCGGCGAGCGCGCCCGAGCGCGTCATGCCCATCACGCGCGTGCCGGGCCGATAGCCTGCCGGCTCGCCCGGAGCCTCCGCCACGACGCCCGCGAACTCCGTTCCGGGAATGAAGGGCAGGGGATCCTTGGTTTGATAGAGACCCTGGATCTTCAGGCCATCGACAAATCCGATCCCCGCCGCTTCAACCCGAATGCGCAACTGTCCGGGCTCGATCCGCGGAGACGGAACGTCCTTCAGCGCGATCTGATCGATGGGGGCGTATTGCTCGACGACGACGGCTTTCATGGCGGACCTCTGCGGTTCCGGTTATTCTGACAGGCCCCGACAGCAGTCTCTTGTGTCTACCGCCACATCCCCCGCATCCGCGCGCCGATGTCGACCTTCGGCCCCTGTGCCCCCGTGCGGGCAGCGCCCGCGGCGGCCTTCGGCCAGGCGGTGCGCTCGAACAGATAGACGAGGGATTCCGGGATGAAGCGTGTGCGCGAGGCGTAGACGTGGCGGTCGCCCTTGGCGGCCTGGCCGTGGACGAAGAAGCGCTGGGGAACGACGAGGTGCAGATCGTCCTTGGCCCGCGTCATCGCGACATAGAGCAGGCGCCGCTCCTCCTCGAGCTCGGCGCTGGTGCCGGCGCCGAGGTCGGACGGCATGCAGCCGTCGACGACGTTGAGCACGAACACCGACTTCCACTCCTGGCCCTTGGCGGAATGGATGGTCGAGAGGATCAGATAATCCTCGTCGCGCAGCGGCGGCCCGGACTTGTCGCTGGTCGCATCCGGCGGATCGAGCGTGAGCTCGGTCAGGAATTTCTCGCGCGAGGGATAGCCGCTCGCGATCTGCTCGAGCTGCATCAGGTCGGCGCGGCGCGTCTCGGACTCCTCGTGGATGCGGTCGAGATGCGGTTCATACCAGAGCCGCACGCGCTCGAGATCAACAGGCCATTCCGAATAGCGCAGGTTCTCGACGGTGCGAACGAAGTCGGTCCAGTCGGCGCCGGTGCGCGCGGGCACCGGGAGCCGGCCGAGCGCGGCCAGCGGATCGGTGCTCTCCGCCATCTGGTCGAGCACGCGCTGCGCGGTCGCGGGGCCGACGCCCGGCAACAGATGCAGGATGCGGAAGCCGGCGACGCGGTCGCGCGGATTTTCGGCAAAGCGCAGCAGGGCCAGCACGTCCTTGACGTGCGCGGCGTCGAGGAATTTCAGCCCGCCGAACTTCACGAAGGGAATGTTGCGGCGGGTCAGCTCGATCTCCAGCGGCCCCGAATGCGAGGACGTCCGGAACAGCACCGCCTGGTGCTTGAGCAGCGCGCCTTGCTCGCGGTTGGCCAGCACCTCCTCGACGATGTAGCGGGCCTGGTCGGCCTCGTCGTGCACGGTGACGAGCTGCGGCTTTTGCGACCCGGTGCGGTCGGTCCAGAGGTTCTTGGTGAAGCGCTCGCGGGCAAGGCCGATGACGCCGTTGGCCGCCGCCAGCACGGGTTGCGTCGAGCGGTAATTGCGGTCGAGTGTGATCATCTCGGCCCGTGGCGAGAAGCTTTGCGGGAAGTCCAGGATGTTGCGGACGGTGGCGGCGCGGAACGAGTAGATCGACTGCGCGTCGTCGCCGACCACGGTGAGCCCGCGGCCGTCGGGCTTGAGCGCCAGCAGGATCGAGGATTGCAGGCGGTTGGTGTCCTGATATTCGTCGACCAGTACGTGATCGAAGCGGCCGCCGATTTCCTCGGCGATCAGCGCATCGCTCATCATCTGCGACCAGTAGAGCAGGAGGTCGTCGTAATCGAGCACGTGCTGGGCCTGCTTGGCTTCGACATAGGCCGCGAACAGGCCCTTCAGCTCGGCGGCCCAGCTGGCGCACCAGGGATAGTGCGCCCCGAGTACTTTCTCGATCTCCATCTCGGCATTGACGCAGCGCGAGTAGATCGACAGGCAGGTGCCCTTGGCCGGAAAGCGACTCTCGGTCTTCGACAGGCCGCGCTCGTGCCGGACCAGGTTCATCAGGTCGGCGGAATCCTCGCGGTCATGGATGGTGAAGGCGGGATCGACGCCGATGCGCTCGGCATATTCGCGGAGCAGCCGCGCGCCGATGCCGTGGAAGGTGCCGGCCCAGGTGAGGGCATCGCGCATGATCGCGGCGTTGTTCTCGCCGAG includes:
- a CDS encoding NADPH:quinone oxidoreductase family protein gives rise to the protein MKAVVVEQYAPIDQIALKDVPSPRIEPGQLRIRVEAAGIGFVDGLKIQGLYQTKDPLPFIPGTEFAGVVAEAPGEPAGYRPGTRVMGMTRSGALAEEIVVKPAALHLLPDGVAPEVAASFRANYLTALYALSARAMIVAGEQLLVLGAAGGTGTAAVQIGKLLGARVIAAASTEEKRAFARAHGADAVIDYTQAGWRDELKELTGGHGADVIFDPVGGEISVQAFRSIAWRGRHLVVGFAAGAIPALPFNLPLLKGGALLGVDLAQIPVREPDIQKRLMSQLTGWLADGGLKPAVGRVFALEDFRDAFKTMQTRSALGKMVVRISS
- a CDS encoding AraC family transcriptional regulator, translating into MLNTDVLPPEDRLAVWVEDLGAHDMRLEIEPRDAGADELGRGDFVFSWIGPSAYRIVGKDAATPPDTGGGILLCYGPMGSSVITGPARLTNVRLDGALVRNRMPDIDARLLRQLPSDNIALRLLQAYVEALAASGIPADRGLAHGIHEHIVDLMAASLRPGDDDVERAAGGTIAVTRLAAAKTDIRTHLADPTLSARQVAQRLGLSERSIYLLFERGGLGFSSFVTDERLKRATAMLLDPARQQQRIGDIALAAGFGDLSTFNRSFRRRYGRTPSSLRRPGADHPAPDRTD
- a CDS encoding outer membrane protein, with protein sequence MKKALAAALLVLGGCVSAQAGDTNWTGFHVGLNGGYGWARGGVTALPGDPLTQSLSFGQPVVPPVSASLNADGGLGGGQIGYDWQFAGRGVVGVEADIAAASLKSSASAPTMLFGMQPATFDVSRNIDWFGTVRGRVGFLATPDLLIFATGGFAYGRVSESASVSLPPGVSNSIGNFGYAFACGPFYGPSSCFAGSSSRIATGWTAGIGGEKRFTQNLSLKVEYLHVDLGSSNYPVVGSLYAGAPFTPSFLNARSTTTIDLVRAGLNYNF
- a CDS encoding ATP-dependent helicase, yielding MATYLDTLNAEQRRAVEHGVADGATVGAPLLVIAGAGSGKTNTLAHRVAHLIVAGSDPRRILLMTFSRRAAGEMAGRVERISRKVLGENNAAIMRDALTWAGTFHGIGARLLREYAERIGVDPAFTIHDREDSADLMNLVRHERGLSKTESRFPAKGTCLSIYSRCVNAEMEIEKVLGAHYPWCASWAAELKGLFAAYVEAKQAQHVLDYDDLLLYWSQMMSDALIAEEIGGRFDHVLVDEYQDTNRLQSSILLALKPDGRGLTVVGDDAQSIYSFRAATVRNILDFPQSFSPRAEMITLDRNYRSTQPVLAAANGVIGLARERFTKNLWTDRTGSQKPQLVTVHDEADQARYIVEEVLANREQGALLKHQAVLFRTSSHSGPLEIELTRRNIPFVKFGGLKFLDAAHVKDVLALLRFAENPRDRVAGFRILHLLPGVGPATAQRVLDQMAESTDPLAALGRLPVPARTGADWTDFVRTVENLRYSEWPVDLERVRLWYEPHLDRIHEESETRRADLMQLEQIASGYPSREKFLTELTLDPPDATSDKSGPPLRDEDYLILSTIHSAKGQEWKSVFVLNVVDGCMPSDLGAGTSAELEEERRLLYVAMTRAKDDLHLVVPQRFFVHGQAAKGDRHVYASRTRFIPESLVYLFERTAWPKAAAGAARTGAQGPKVDIGARMRGMWR